One Heptranchias perlo isolate sHepPer1 chromosome 39, sHepPer1.hap1, whole genome shotgun sequence DNA segment encodes these proteins:
- the LOC137305101 gene encoding butyrophilin subfamily 1 member A1-like encodes MKRRCFSILFILCILQTAIPEKFRVTGPVHPIIVTVGEDVVLQCQLVPGISLDNLEVRWFKSDFTSPVHLCTDRQDRPDVQDKAYQGRTELFKDEFPRGNASLKLKKIRASDEGSYTCFIDSKSNYEEAVMNLKVGGFGHQPWIHLEGTNKQRVCLVCKSDGWYPEPGVQWLDGNGQDVTAQSVTTHTKDSRGLFTVLTQIDVTSDSVNRFSCLMQNSLLNKEEEAHLQISDAFFPKVNAWLVTFWVAAGLVITAIALDIVFHRKNNKKIKELRLFCTLEGYSDQAINYASVTLDKETAHLKLEVSDDRKSVRWTETSRSLPDNEKRFTDFPCVLGSEGFSSGRHYWKVEVAGNQEWSLGMVAESVDRKGQIELKPENGFWTIECLGDQFVANSSSRTAISLAEIPKRIGVYLSYKSESVSFYNADTKCHLYTFRGNKFTGKLYPVLRTLKNEWLKICPSSVQGFW; translated from the exons ATGAAAAGAAGATGCTTCAGTATTTTGTTCATCCTCTGCATTCTTCAAACTGCAATACCAG AGAAGTTTCGTGTCACTGGACCAGTACATCCCATCATAGTCACTGTAGGTGAAGATGTTGTATTACAGTGCCAACTGGTACCAGGTATATCCCTGGACAATCTGGAGGTTCGATGGTTTAAATCAGACTTTACTTCGCCAGTACACTTATGCACAGATAGACAGGATCGACCTGACGTGCAGGACAAAGCTTATCAAGGGAGGACGGAACTTTTTAAAGATGAGTTTCCCCGTGGAAATGCCTCTCTCAAACTGAAGAAGATAAGAGCATCAGATGAAGGGAGCTACACGTGTTTCATTGATTCCAAATCAAACTATGAGGAAGCAGTGATGAATCTGAAAGTTGGAG GTTTTGGACACCAGCCTTGGATTCACCTGGAGGGAACCAATAAACAAAGAGTTTGTCTTGTGTGTAAATCTGATGGTTGGTATCCTGAGCCAGGTGTACAGTGGCTGGATGGGAATGGACAAGATGtgacagcacaatctgtaacaacACACACAAAGGACTCCAGGGGCCTTTTTACTGTTTTGACACAAATTGATGTAACAAGTGATtctgtgaacagattctcctgtCTAATGCAGAACAGTCTACTGAACAAAGAGGAAGAGGCCCATCTCCAGATATCAG ATGCATTCTTCCCTAAGGTTAACGCGTGGCTGGTGACTTTCTGGGTGGCTGCAGGCCTTGTGATTACGGCTATTGCTCTTGATATAGTGTTCCacagaaaaaataataaaaagattaAAG AACTACGACTGTTTTGCACTTTGGAAG GTTATAGTGACCAGGCAATAAATTATG CCTCTGTGACCCTGGATAAGGAAACAGCCCATCTGAAGCTTGAGGTATCTGATGATCGGAAGAGTGTGAGATGGACCGAGACAAGTAGAAGTCTCCCTGACAACGAGAAGAGGTTTACTGACTTTCCCTGTGTGCTGGGATCGGAGGGATTCTCATCGGGGAGACACTACTGGAAGGTGGAGGTAGCAGGGAATCAGGAGTGGAGTCTGGGAATGGTTGCAGAGTCTGtcgacaggaagggacagattgAACTGAAACCTGAGAATGGATTCTGGACCATTGAGTGCCTTGGCGACCAGTTTGTGGCAAACTCCTCCAGTCGAACAGCTATCTCTCTCGCTGAGATCCCCAAGAGGATTGGTGTTTACCTCAGTTACAAGTCTGAGAGCGTTTCATTTTACAATGCCGACACAAAGTGTCATCTCTACACTTTCCGTGGGAACAAATTCACAGGGAAACTTTACCCTGTTTTGCGTACTTTGAAAAATGAATGGCTGAAAATCTGTCCTAGTTCAGTACAAGGTTTCTGGTGA